One segment of Polypterus senegalus isolate Bchr_013 chromosome 8, ASM1683550v1, whole genome shotgun sequence DNA contains the following:
- the LOC120534425 gene encoding uncharacterized protein LOC120534425: MALSKVSECDMQQETNETVKCFRGLWPKAQKIALLFHLSYLRLGKFPQFESLIRTSAVKSLEVFSESSVLLGKCAVTGQNITTSLFPVLRQAAEISDRQMIETVLQKIETWIVNLLAEVDVVINRIEELKKNVECDSNEVEKEKDERHKNQKESETKTEEIAQHEEGAKKTMQDIENLEKKLADVNHQKQKLIQKIEDRDNLLSTCLAPIPWWLRWLYFAGYCNNSIKAHQKEIENLNEQYNKFKKELEGLQNELASKQDTIFQLQLDLISLNQKAGTAAESACLQNVARHLSAIQRDLGQVKRFWQDAHTIIKGLGSKLEAQKLTAAEFQNYKDIFLESVESSENCWRIFASACLNVKHHFSVDLEQLYRFIEYDVDMLSEVEMQENIQEVQNQISQLSCRPITSKGTDFCIP, translated from the exons ATGGCACTCAGCAAAG TTTCAGAATGTGACATGCAGCAGGAGACCAATGAGACTGTGAAATGTTTTAGAGGTCTTTGGCCAAAAGCTCAGAAGATCGCGCTGCTCTTCCACCTTTCTTACCTCCGGCTTGGGAAATTTCCACAGTTTGAGAGTCTCATTCGCACCTCGGCTGTCAAGAGTCTGGAAGTGTTTTCTGAATCATCTGTACTATTGGGGAAG TGTGCAGTTACTGGACAGAATATCACAACCTCCCTGTTCCCTGTACTGAGACAAGCAGCTGAAATTAGTGATCGGCAGATGATTGAAACAGTTTTACAGAAAATTGAAACATGGATAGTGAATTTATTGGCAGAGGTGGATGTTGTCATAAACAG AATTGAGGAATTAAAAAAGAATGTTGAATGTGACTCTAATGAAGtcgaaaaagaaaaagatgagagACACAAAAACCAAAAGGAATCTGAGACCAAGACGGAAGAGATAGCACAACATGAAGAAGGTGCTAAAAAAACAATGCAGGATATTGAAAATCTGGAGAAAAAACTTGCAGATGTGAACCATCAAAAACAAAAGCTAATTCAAAAAATTGAAGACAGAGATAACCTGCTTTCAACTTGCCTAGCACCCATTCCCTGGTGGTTAAGGTGGCTGTATTTTGCAGGCTATTGTAACAACTCTATAAAAGCTCATCAGAAGGAAATTGAAAATCTTAATGAAcagtacaataaatttaaaaaagaattagaGGGATTGCAAAACGAACTGGCTTCTAAACAAGATACAATTTTTCAACTGCAACTCGATCTGATCAGTTTAAATCAGAAAGCAG GAACAGCTGCAGAAAGCGCTTGCCTACAGAACGTAGCGAGGCATTTGTCTGCCATACAAAGGGATCTGGGACAAGTGAAGCGGTTTTGGCAGGACGCACACACTATCATTAAAGGACTCGGGTCAAAGCTGGAGGCGCAGAAGTTAACAGCTGCGGAATTTCAGAATTATAAGGACATATTTCTGGAAAGTGTGGAATCATCGGAAAAT tgctggaggatttttgCTTCTGCTTGCTTGAATGTGAAGCACCACTTTTCTGTGGACTTGGAACAGCTTTATCGATTCATTGAATATGATGTGGACATGCTTTCTGAAGTAGAGATGCAAGAAAACATACAAGAAGTGCAAAACCAGATTAGTCAGCTCTCGTGCAGACCAATTACTTCAAAAGGAACTGATTTCTGTATCCCATAA